The Bosea sp. 685 DNA window ATCGACGCTGCCGCCTTCTACCAGGTGCTCGACGCCGCCAAGGCCAGTTACGAGGTCTCCTCGCTCGGCCAGGCGCTGATGATCCTGACCATGACCAATATCCGCACCGTGGTCGGCTCGATGGACCTCGACCAGCTGCTCTCGCATCGCGACGAGATCAATGAGCGCTTGCTGCGCGTCATGGACGCCGCGGCCTCGCCCTGGGGCGTCAAGGTCACGCGCATCGAGATCCGCGACATCCTGCCGCCGGCCGACATCGCCGGCGCGATGAACCGGCAGATGAAGGCGGAGCGCGAGAAGCGCGCCGCCGTGCTCGAGGCGGAAGGGCTGAGGCAGTCCGAGATCCTCAAGGCCGAGGGCCAGAAGCAGTCGCAGATCCTCGCCGCCGAGGGCCGCAAGGAAGCAGCCTTCCGCGACGCCGAGGCGCGCGAGCGTTCGGCGCAGGCCGAGGCGGCGGCGACCGCGATGATTTCGGAAGCGATCAGCAAGGGCGATATCCAGGCGGCGAACTTCCTCATCGCCGAGCGCTATACCGATGCGCTGAAGGCGATCGCCTCCTCGCATAACAGCAAGGTGGTGATCGTGCCGATCGAGGCGGCCGCGCTCGCAGGCACGGTCGGTGGCATCGCGCAGCTGACCCGCGCGGTCTTCGGCGAGGAGGCGGTCGCGACGCGCCGCGTCGGCTCGGTTCCGCCGTCCGGCCGCACGAGCGGGTGAGGCCGGCCATGCTGCTGGACTGGTTTTCCTCCCTTGGCGGCTGGAGTTGGGTCGTAATCGGCCTCGTGCTGATCGGCGGCGAATTGCTGGCGCCCGGCGTGTTCCTGATCTGGCTCGGCCTCGCCGCGCTGCTGACGGGTGTCGTCGTCGGGCTTTTGGGCATCGGTTGGCAGAGTGCGGCGCTGGTTTTCGCTGTGCTCTGCGTCGTCAGCGTGCTCACCGGGCGGCGCCTGACGCTGCGCAAGGACGAGGAGCCCGATGCCGCGACAGGCCTCAACGATCGCGGCCGCCAGCTCATCGGCAAGGTTTTCCGATTGGAGGCGACGATGACCGGCGGCGAGGGCCGCATCCGCGTCGGCGATTCGTCCTGGCGCGTCACCGGCCCGGAATTGCTGGCGGGCAGCGAAATCAAGGTGGTGCGGGTCGAGGGCGCGACGCTCATTGTCGAGAAGGCCTGAGGCCGCGACGGTTTCGCGCGCCCGGCAGGCAAAGAATCGGGTTGTCCGGCGCGCTGGCGGGTCTATAGCGAACGCTCCGTCGCCAGCCCGATCGTTCCATGACACTCCGCACCGAACGCCTGTCCCTCTCCAAGGACCGCATCAAGGTCCTGCTTCTGGAGGGCATCAATGATTCCGCCGCCGATCTGATGGTCCAGGCCGGCTATACCAATATGGTCCGCCTGCCCAAGGCGCTCGACCATGACGCGCTGCTCAAGGCCGTCGAGGGCGTGCATGTGCTCGGCATCCGCTCGCGCACGCAGCTCACGGAGCCGGTCTTCGCCCAGGCGAGCCGGCTCTTCGCGGTCGGCTGCTTTTCCGTCGGCACCAATCAGGTCGATCTGCAGGCGGCGCGCGGGCGCGGCGTGCCGGTCTTCAACGCGCCCTTCTCGAACACCCGCAGCGTCGCCGAACTGACGATCGGCGAGATCGTCATGCTGCTGCGCAAGATCACCGACCGTTCGGTCTCGGCCCATACGGGCGGCTGGGACAAATCCGCGAACGGCTCCTTCGAGGTGCGCGGCAAGGTTCTGGGCATCGTCGGCTACGGCAATATCGGCAGCCAGCTCTCGACGCTCGCCGAGGCGATGGGCATGCGGGTGATCTATTACGATCAGACCGACCGCTTGCGCCACGGCAACACCGAGCCGGTCGACAGCCTGGCCGAACTGCTCGGTAACTCCGACATCGTCTCGCTGCATGTTCCGGAGACGCCGGCGACCCATGGCATGATCGGGGCCGAGCAGATCGCGCAGATGCGGCCGGGCAGCTACCTCATCAACAATTCGCGCGGCACGGTGGTCGATCTCGAGGCGCTGGCGGTGGCCTTGCGCGAGGGGCGGCTTGCGGGCGCGGCCGTCGACGTCTTCCCGGTCGAGCCCGCCTCCAATGCCGAGCGCTTCGTCTCGCCACTGCAGGGCCTGGCCAATGTCATCCTCACCCCGCATGTCGGCGGCTCGACCGAGGAGGCACAGGAGCGCATCGGGGCTGAAGTGGCGCGCAAGCTCGTCGATTATTCCGATATCGGCTCGACCGTCGGCGCGGTGAATTTCCCGCAGGTTCAGCTCACGCCGCGTCCCGCGGGCACGCGCTTCATCCATGTCCAGCGCAATGTGCCGGGCATGCTGCGGCGCCTGAACGACGTCTTCGCCGCCCGCGAGGTCAACATCTCCGCGCAGAACTATCAGACCGATGGCGAGGTCGGTTATGTCGTGATGGAGGCCGACAGCGTCGGCCCCGAAGCGCGCGACATCCTGCGCGAGATCGCGGCGCTCGACGGCACGATCCGGGCAAGGCTTTTGTATCAGCGGGCGTGAGCGCCTCCTCTTCACACACAGCCCTCATCCTGAGGAGCGGCCGATAGGCCGCGTCTCGAAGGATGCTTCAGTGCGCTCTGGAACATCCTTCGAGACGCCGCTACGCGGCTCCTCAGGATGAGGGCTGAGGGGGAAGCCGGCAGCAGCCTTAAGCCACGCCCAGCGTCAGCAGGTCGTGGACATGGACGAGCCCGACCGGCTTGTCTTCGCCATCGGCGACGATCAGCGCGGTGATGCGCAGGCGGTTGACCATCTCCAGCGCCTCGACCGCCAGTGCATCGGGCGCGATGCGGCGCGGATTTGGCGTCATCACGTCGCGGGCGCGGCGCGCGGTGACGTTGCCTGAGGTCAATTTGCGGCGCAGATCGCCATCGGTGACCACGCCTGCCAGCCGGCCGTCGGGGTCGACGACGATGGCGCAGCCGAACCCCTTGGCCGAAATCATCTCGACCACGTCGGCGACGGCGGCGTCGAGCCCAACGCGCGGCAGCGCCTCGCCGCGATGCATGATGCTCTCGACGGTCTTGAGCTGGGCGCCAAGCTTGCCGCCGGGGTGGTAGACGAAGAAATCCTGGCGCGAGAAGCCGCGCGCCTCCAGCAGGGCGACGGCGAGCGCGTCGCCGAGCGCCATCTGCATCGTCGTTGATGTGGTCGGCGCCAGCCCATTCGGGCAGGCCTCGGCCGCCTTGGGCAGGATCAACGCGATATCGGCCTCGCGCCCGAGCGCGCTGTCGGCATTCGAGGTCAGGCCGATCAGCCCGACGCGAAAGCGCCGGGTATGGCCGACGATGGCCGCGAGCTCCGCCGTCTCGCCCGACCAGGACAGCGCGATCACCACATCCTCGGGCTGGACCATGCCGAGATCGCCATGGCTGGCCTCGGCCGGGTGGACGAAATGCGCGGGCGTGCCGGTCGAGGCCAGGGTCGCCGCGATCTTGCGCCCGATATGGCCGGATTTGCCCATGCCGGTGACGACGACTCGGCCGCTGGCGGCGCGGATCAGCTCGACAGCCGCCGCGAAGGGCTGGCCCAGCCCATCGGCGAGCGCCTCGTGAAGCGTATCGAGCCCGGAGCGCTCGGTTGCGATGGTGCGAAGCGCGGAAGCGCGGATGTCGGCCGTCATGAGCGGCGCTCTAGCACGAGGACTGGCTGCTGCGCCACCATTCCTCGCCGAGCTGGCCGGTGCATTGACGCGCCATTAACCCTCTTCGTTCTAACTCTCTTAACCATGCGCGCCATGCCGGTGCGCCAGCCCTTGTCTGGAGCGAGAGCCTGCGCGTGTCCCGCGTCATCATCCTGCTGCTGTCGGGGGTCGCTGCGGCGAGCCTCGTGCTCGCCACGGCCGGGGCGCAGGCGCAGACGCGCGCGACGGGCCTGCGCAGCGGCACGCCGGTCTATGTCACGCAGGAGGCGCCTGCCGCAGCAATGCCATCGGGCTTTCCGAGCACGCCGAGCGGCGTCGCGGACCCTGCCGTCCAGATCCAGGGCCAGAATTCGGTGGTGTCGCGCCGGCCGCCGCCGCGTGCAAGCAAGCCGGTGCAGGCGCGTGGCCTGCGCGGCGTCACGCAGCGCCAGTTCCGCGCGCCGCAGCGCATCGTCACAGGCCTGCCGCCGGCCCCCGAGCCGCTGCCGCCACGCCGGCGCAAGACGGCTGTCGAGGAAGACCCCTACGCGCCGCTCGGCCTGCGGCTCGGCAATGTCACGTTGAGGCCGGGCTTCACCAATTCGATCGGCTATGACAGCAATCCGCAGCGGGTCAGCGGTTCCGCGCGCAACAGCTCGCCGTTCGGCCGTTATGAGGGCGATCTCGCCATCCAGTCGGACTGGAACACCAACGAGCTGAAGGGCTCGCTGCGCGCCGGCTATTCCGATTACTTCCGCGACAGGGACGCCTCGCGCCCCGATGGCGAGGGCAAGCTCGATCTGCGGTTGGACGCGACGCGCGACACCCGCATCCTGCTCGAGAGCCGGTTCAAGCTGGACACGCAGCGTC harbors:
- a CDS encoding SPFH domain-containing protein, which codes for MVFNGFDIVVVVLVALVILTIALGVRTVPQGYNYTIERFGRYSRTLGAGLGLIVPYFDRVGHKVNVMEQVLDIPSQEAITKDNAGVRIDAAAFYQVLDAAKASYEVSSLGQALMILTMTNIRTVVGSMDLDQLLSHRDEINERLLRVMDAAASPWGVKVTRIEIRDILPPADIAGAMNRQMKAEREKRAAVLEAEGLRQSEILKAEGQKQSQILAAEGRKEAAFRDAEARERSAQAEAAATAMISEAISKGDIQAANFLIAERYTDALKAIASSHNSKVVIVPIEAAALAGTVGGIAQLTRAVFGEEAVATRRVGSVPPSGRTSG
- a CDS encoding NfeD family protein; the encoded protein is MLLDWFSSLGGWSWVVIGLVLIGGELLAPGVFLIWLGLAALLTGVVVGLLGIGWQSAALVFAVLCVVSVLTGRRLTLRKDEEPDAATGLNDRGRQLIGKVFRLEATMTGGEGRIRVGDSSWRVTGPELLAGSEIKVVRVEGATLIVEKA
- the serA gene encoding phosphoglycerate dehydrogenase; translation: MTLRTERLSLSKDRIKVLLLEGINDSAADLMVQAGYTNMVRLPKALDHDALLKAVEGVHVLGIRSRTQLTEPVFAQASRLFAVGCFSVGTNQVDLQAARGRGVPVFNAPFSNTRSVAELTIGEIVMLLRKITDRSVSAHTGGWDKSANGSFEVRGKVLGIVGYGNIGSQLSTLAEAMGMRVIYYDQTDRLRHGNTEPVDSLAELLGNSDIVSLHVPETPATHGMIGAEQIAQMRPGSYLINNSRGTVVDLEALAVALREGRLAGAAVDVFPVEPASNAERFVSPLQGLANVILTPHVGGSTEEAQERIGAEVARKLVDYSDIGSTVGAVNFPQVQLTPRPAGTRFIHVQRNVPGMLRRLNDVFAAREVNISAQNYQTDGEVGYVVMEADSVGPEARDILREIAALDGTIRARLLYQRA
- a CDS encoding KpsF/GutQ family sugar-phosphate isomerase, with translation MTADIRASALRTIATERSGLDTLHEALADGLGQPFAAAVELIRAASGRVVVTGMGKSGHIGRKIAATLASTGTPAHFVHPAEASHGDLGMVQPEDVVIALSWSGETAELAAIVGHTRRFRVGLIGLTSNADSALGREADIALILPKAAEACPNGLAPTTSTTMQMALGDALAVALLEARGFSRQDFFVYHPGGKLGAQLKTVESIMHRGEALPRVGLDAAVADVVEMISAKGFGCAIVVDPDGRLAGVVTDGDLRRKLTSGNVTARRARDVMTPNPRRIAPDALAVEALEMVNRLRITALIVADGEDKPVGLVHVHDLLTLGVA